A genome region from Choloepus didactylus isolate mChoDid1 chromosome 12, mChoDid1.pri, whole genome shotgun sequence includes the following:
- the LOC119507198 gene encoding uncharacterized protein LOC119507198 isoform X2, whose amino-acid sequence MKSLEDSQRMNVGKAVKLVWTDCEGLCWNLAAQRLGEQPHAGSYSAGQFSSSFGSFTQPCTQWLHKADYKLQRIPEGAKSDAGANEPREPLIPVTEWDKLGKTWTTQIQGSPGSRKPVLGTGGHYPLYSAGARAATAAAAAVAEAVAAARTAREHFGPRGVQPEAGTATASARACSSWGPNRDSAAGPGALG is encoded by the exons ATGAAATCTCTAGAAGACTCTCAAAGGATGAA TGTGGGGAAAGCAGTAAAGCTTGTGTGGACTGATTGTGAGGGGCTCTGCTGGAATTTGGCAGCGCAGAGGCTTGGAGAGCAACCCCATGCTGGCTCCTATTCAGCGGGCCAGTTTTCCTCGAGCTTTGGAAGTTTCACTCAGCCGTGCACTCAATGGCTTCACAAAGCTGATTACAAGCTTCAGCGCATTCCTGAAGGAGCCAAAAGCGACGCAGGTGCAAACGAGCCGAGGGAGCCCCTTATCCCGGTGACAGAATGGGACAAGCTGGGAAAGACTTGGACCACACAAATCCAAGGCTCACCAGGCAGCAGAAAGCCTGTCTTGGGAACTGGGGGTCATTATCCGCTCTATTCAGCAGGGGCCCGGGCAGCcacagcggcggcggcggcggtggccgAGGCGGTGGCTGCTGCACGTACAGCCCGGGAACACTTCGGGCCCCGGGGAGTCCAGCCCGAAGCGGGGACTGCCACCGCCAGTGCCCGCGCTTGCAGCAGTTGGGGACCCAACCGCGATTCGGCGGCTGGGCCGGGGGCGCTGGGGTGA
- the LOC119507198 gene encoding uncharacterized protein LOC119507198 isoform X1: MGNGSHCLVHHQLKKLQMKSLEDSQRMNVGKAVKLVWTDCEGLCWNLAAQRLGEQPHAGSYSAGQFSSSFGSFTQPCTQWLHKADYKLQRIPEGAKSDAGANEPREPLIPVTEWDKLGKTWTTQIQGSPGSRKPVLGTGGHYPLYSAGARAATAAAAAVAEAVAAARTAREHFGPRGVQPEAGTATASARACSSWGPNRDSAAGPGALG, from the exons ATGGGAA ATGGTTCCCATTGCCTTGTCCATCATCAACTAAAAAAGCTGCAAATGAAATCTCTAGAAGACTCTCAAAGGATGAA TGTGGGGAAAGCAGTAAAGCTTGTGTGGACTGATTGTGAGGGGCTCTGCTGGAATTTGGCAGCGCAGAGGCTTGGAGAGCAACCCCATGCTGGCTCCTATTCAGCGGGCCAGTTTTCCTCGAGCTTTGGAAGTTTCACTCAGCCGTGCACTCAATGGCTTCACAAAGCTGATTACAAGCTTCAGCGCATTCCTGAAGGAGCCAAAAGCGACGCAGGTGCAAACGAGCCGAGGGAGCCCCTTATCCCGGTGACAGAATGGGACAAGCTGGGAAAGACTTGGACCACACAAATCCAAGGCTCACCAGGCAGCAGAAAGCCTGTCTTGGGAACTGGGGGTCATTATCCGCTCTATTCAGCAGGGGCCCGGGCAGCcacagcggcggcggcggcggtggccgAGGCGGTGGCTGCTGCACGTACAGCCCGGGAACACTTCGGGCCCCGGGGAGTCCAGCCCGAAGCGGGGACTGCCACCGCCAGTGCCCGCGCTTGCAGCAGTTGGGGACCCAACCGCGATTCGGCGGCTGGGCCGGGGGCGCTGGGGTGA